Proteins encoded together in one Sylvia atricapilla isolate bSylAtr1 chromosome 2, bSylAtr1.pri, whole genome shotgun sequence window:
- the LOC136374885 gene encoding olfactory receptor 52I2-like, with product MASDPFNRSSFSFILVGVPGLEAFPTCLGILFCSAYVLAVVGNGAVLLVLGLDRALQAPSHRLLAMLALTDVLMVSSVVPKMLGVLWLGSAEIGAAACFVQMFLVHTLTAVESGVLLAMAADRYVAVCHPLRYQGVLGGPAVTRLGLAVVLRAVLAMAPLSGLVTALPYCGPRVVPHSYCEHMAVAGLACASARPSRLYSLAGSSLIVGTDLALIAVSYGMILRAALAKEHCRRALSTCGCHLSVVLLFYVPGIISIFCQHFSGTVSAGTQVLLADLYLAVPAVLNPLVYSLRSRQIRTALLRALRPSSGCA from the coding sequence ATGGCTTCCGATCCCTTCAACAGgagctccttctccttcatccTGGTGGGTGTCCCTGGCCTGGAAGCTTTCCCCACCTGCCTGGGCATCCTTTTCTGCTCGGCCTACGTCCTGGCCGTGGTGGGGAACGGGGCAgttctgctggtgctggggctggaccGGGCGCTGCAGGCGCCCAGCCATcgcctgctggccatgctggcgCTCACCGACGTGCTGATGGTGAGCTCCGTGGTGCCCAAGATGCTGGGCGTGCTGTGGCTGGGCTCCGCCGAGATCGGCGCCGCGGCCTGCTTCGTGCAGATGTTCCTGGTGCACACCCTGACGGCCGTGGAGTCGGGCGTGCTGCTGGCCATGGCCGCCGACCGCTACGTGGCCGTGTGCCACCCGCTGAGGTACCAGGGCGTCCTGGGCGGCCCCGCGGTGACACGGCTGGGGCTGGCCGTCGTGCTGAGGGCCGTGCTGGCCATGGCGCCGCTGTCGGGGCTGGTGACGGCGCTGCCCTACTGCGGGCCCCGCGTGGTGCCGCACTCCTACTGCGAGCACATGGCCGTGGCCGGCCTGGCCTGCGCCAGCGCCCGGCCCAGCCGCCTCTACAGCCTGGCAGGCTCTTCCCTGATCGTGGGCACGGACCTGGCTCTCATCGCCGTGTCCTACGGGATGATCCTGAGGGCAGCGCTGGCCAAGGAGCACTGCCGCAGGGCCCTGAGCACCTGTGGGTGCCACCTCAGCGTGGTGCTGCTCTTCTACGTCCCCGGCATCATCTCCATTTTCTGCCAGCACTTCTCTGGCACCGTGTCCGCGGGCACACAGGTGCTGCTGGCGGACCTGTACCTGGCCGTGCCCGCCGTGCTCAACCCGCTGGTGTACAGCCTGAGGAGCCGGCAGATCCGCACGGCTCTGCTCAGGGCGCTCCGGCCCAGCAGCGGCTGTGCCTGA